In the Nerophis ophidion isolate RoL-2023_Sa linkage group LG01, RoL_Noph_v1.0, whole genome shotgun sequence genome, one interval contains:
- the LOC133554107 gene encoding RILP-like protein 1 isoform X2 — protein sequence MSALDRPVTELTVLDVYDIAAALAQEFERTIDRFGCEALVGVVPKVVHVLELLEKLVSRGAAGREADDELREELLRLRQERSDRHAQERKHHQELEQVDDMWRAEVQDLLSQITQLQAENKKLLVSLSLTETPVAEKDLLKQDGMSEKERQVKKLTDLVDKQRDELRAKDHELTLRNDDIEALQMQQHRLIRINQDLRHRLGVMEAQSKAIMQQRAELQAAAQARQQQMAAVQLEARCLRMELQECELEREVVKMEANCCSSTYGSTLSSSPQLRNVAPADSVKQNSVWVECGGDPGCSELHITSSASREINVSTSDREGDVPTLFLEEAREETDILEQESDAPRFTSQELRDVLQERNELKSQVFLMQEELAYYKSEEFEEDMLVCASASPSPPCSASPDLPESGIRRLIFTAIMPMVAAGLIADDPTLLPIRRLVSLV from the exons ATGTCGGCGCTGGACAGGCCGGTGACGGAGCTGACGGTGTTGGACGTGTATGACATTGCGGCGGCGCTAGCTCAGGAGTTCGAGCGGACCATTGACAGGTTCGGCTGCGAGGCCCTGGTCGGCGTGGTTCCCAAGGTGGTGCACGTTCTGGAGCTCTTGGAAAAGCTGGTGAGCCGCGGTGCTGCCGGGCGGGAGGCCGACGACGAGCTGCGGGAGGAACTGCTCCGTCTGCGGCAGGAGCGCAGCGACAGGCACGCTCAGGAGAGGAAGCACCACCAG GAGTTGGAGCAGGTGGATGACATGTGGCGGGCAGAAGTGCAAGACCTTCTCTCGCAGATCACTCAGCTTCAGGCCGAGAACAAGAAGCTGCTGGTGAGCCTCTCGCTCACTGAAACGCCAGTTGCAGAGAAAGACCTGCTGAAGCAAGATG GGATGTCAGAGAAGGAAAGGCAGGTGAAGAAGTTGACAGACTTGGTGGACAAACAGCGGGATGAGCTCCGAGCTAAAGACCACGAACTGACACTGAGAAACGACGACATTGAGGCG CTCCAGATGCAGCAGCATCGCCTGATTAGGATCAACCAGGATCTCCGTCACAGGCTGGGCGTGATGGAGGCGCAGAGCAAGGCGATCATGCAgcagcgagctgagctgcaggcGGCGGCGCAGGCCCGTCAGCAGCAGATGGCCGCCGTGCAACTGGAGGCCAGGTGTCTGAGGATGGAGCTGCAAGAGTGTGAGTTGGAGAGAGAGGTGGTCAAGATGGAGGCAAACTGCTGCTCTTCCACATATGGCTCCACGTTGTCTTCATCGCCGCAG TTGAGGAACGTGGCGCCGGCCGACTCAGTCAAGCAAAATTCGGTCTGGGTGGAGTGTGGAGGAGATCCTGGCTGCTCGGAGCTCCACATCACCAGCTCAGCGAGCCGAGAAATTAATGTCAGCACCAGCGACCGAGAGGGGGACGTGCCCACGCTGTTTCTG gAGGAGGCCAGAGAGGAGACAGACATCCTGGAGCAGGAGTCCGATGCTCCTCGCTTCACCTCGCAGGAGCTTCGTGATGTCCTGCAGGAAAGAAATGAACTGAAGTCTCAAGTGTTCCTCATGCAGGAAGAACTTGCTTATTATAAAAG TGAGGAGTTTGAGGAGGACATGCTTGTCTGTGCTTCAGCTTCACCTTCTCCACCATGCAGCGCCTCCCCTGATCTGCCCGAATCAGGAATTCGACGCCT AATCTTCACCGCCATCATGCCCATGGTTGCTGCCGGTTTAATCGCAGACGATCCCACATTGTTGCCCATCCGGCGCCTCGTTTCGTTAGTATGA
- the LOC133554107 gene encoding RILP-like protein 1 isoform X1, with protein MSALDRPVTELTVLDVYDIAAALAQEFERTIDRFGCEALVGVVPKVVHVLELLEKLVSRGAAGREADDELREELLRLRQERSDRHAQERKHHQELEQVDDMWRAEVQDLLSQITQLQAENKKLLDTGCHLIMQVYLMKCPAHFLRLQSGMSEKERQVKKLTDLVDKQRDELRAKDHELTLRNDDIEALQMQQHRLIRINQDLRHRLGVMEAQSKAIMQQRAELQAAAQARQQQMAAVQLEARCLRMELQECELEREVVKMEANCCSSTYGSTLSSSPQLRNVAPADSVKQNSVWVECGGDPGCSELHITSSASREINVSTSDREGDVPTLFLEEAREETDILEQESDAPRFTSQELRDVLQERNELKSQVFLMQEELAYYKSEEFEEDMLVCASASPSPPCSASPDLPESGIRRLIFTAIMPMVAAGLIADDPTLLPIRRLVSLV; from the exons ATGTCGGCGCTGGACAGGCCGGTGACGGAGCTGACGGTGTTGGACGTGTATGACATTGCGGCGGCGCTAGCTCAGGAGTTCGAGCGGACCATTGACAGGTTCGGCTGCGAGGCCCTGGTCGGCGTGGTTCCCAAGGTGGTGCACGTTCTGGAGCTCTTGGAAAAGCTGGTGAGCCGCGGTGCTGCCGGGCGGGAGGCCGACGACGAGCTGCGGGAGGAACTGCTCCGTCTGCGGCAGGAGCGCAGCGACAGGCACGCTCAGGAGAGGAAGCACCACCAG GAGTTGGAGCAGGTGGATGACATGTGGCGGGCAGAAGTGCAAGACCTTCTCTCGCAGATCACTCAGCTTCAGGCCGAGAACAAGAAGCTGCTG GACACAGGATGCCATTTGAttatgcaggtgtacctaatgaagtgtcctgctcaCTTCCTACGCCTCCAGTCAG GGATGTCAGAGAAGGAAAGGCAGGTGAAGAAGTTGACAGACTTGGTGGACAAACAGCGGGATGAGCTCCGAGCTAAAGACCACGAACTGACACTGAGAAACGACGACATTGAGGCG CTCCAGATGCAGCAGCATCGCCTGATTAGGATCAACCAGGATCTCCGTCACAGGCTGGGCGTGATGGAGGCGCAGAGCAAGGCGATCATGCAgcagcgagctgagctgcaggcGGCGGCGCAGGCCCGTCAGCAGCAGATGGCCGCCGTGCAACTGGAGGCCAGGTGTCTGAGGATGGAGCTGCAAGAGTGTGAGTTGGAGAGAGAGGTGGTCAAGATGGAGGCAAACTGCTGCTCTTCCACATATGGCTCCACGTTGTCTTCATCGCCGCAG TTGAGGAACGTGGCGCCGGCCGACTCAGTCAAGCAAAATTCGGTCTGGGTGGAGTGTGGAGGAGATCCTGGCTGCTCGGAGCTCCACATCACCAGCTCAGCGAGCCGAGAAATTAATGTCAGCACCAGCGACCGAGAGGGGGACGTGCCCACGCTGTTTCTG gAGGAGGCCAGAGAGGAGACAGACATCCTGGAGCAGGAGTCCGATGCTCCTCGCTTCACCTCGCAGGAGCTTCGTGATGTCCTGCAGGAAAGAAATGAACTGAAGTCTCAAGTGTTCCTCATGCAGGAAGAACTTGCTTATTATAAAAG TGAGGAGTTTGAGGAGGACATGCTTGTCTGTGCTTCAGCTTCACCTTCTCCACCATGCAGCGCCTCCCCTGATCTGCCCGAATCAGGAATTCGACGCCT AATCTTCACCGCCATCATGCCCATGGTTGCTGCCGGTTTAATCGCAGACGATCCCACATTGTTGCCCATCCGGCGCCTCGTTTCGTTAGTATGA
- the LOC133554107 gene encoding RILP-like protein 1 isoform X4, which produces MSDQEGGVAPQQPRGNAGAAQAGIAAPPTATFTIKPPDHFDFTKPHAWEKWIRRFERFRLGSNLKSSSEANQELEQVDDMWRAEVQDLLSQITQLQAENKKLLVSLSLTETPVAEKDLLKQDGMSEKERQVKKLTDLVDKQRDELRAKDHELTLRNDDIEALQMQQHRLIRINQDLRHRLGVMEAQSKAIMQQRAELQAAAQARQQQMAAVQLEARCLRMELQECELEREVVKMEANCCSSTYGSTLSSSPQLRNVAPADSVKQNSVWVECGGDPGCSELHITSSASREINVSTSDREGDVPTLFLEEAREETDILEQESDAPRFTSQELRDVLQERNELKSQVFLMQEELAYYKSEEFEEDMLVCASASPSPPCSASPDLPESGIRRLIFTAIMPMVAAGLIADDPTLLPIRRLVSLV; this is translated from the exons ATGAGTGATCAGGAAGGGGGGGTCGCACCTCAGCAGCCGCGGGGGAACGCAGGAGCAGCCCAGGCGGGGATAGCGGCACCTCCGACGGCAACGTTCACCATCAAACCACCGGATCATTTCGACTTCACAAAGCCACACGCGTGGGAGAAGTGGATAAGGAGGTTTGAACGTTTTAGACTGGGGAGCAACCTGAAATCCTCCTCCGAAGCGAACCAG GAGTTGGAGCAGGTGGATGACATGTGGCGGGCAGAAGTGCAAGACCTTCTCTCGCAGATCACTCAGCTTCAGGCCGAGAACAAGAAGCTGCTGGTGAGCCTCTCGCTCACTGAAACGCCAGTTGCAGAGAAAGACCTGCTGAAGCAAGATG GGATGTCAGAGAAGGAAAGGCAGGTGAAGAAGTTGACAGACTTGGTGGACAAACAGCGGGATGAGCTCCGAGCTAAAGACCACGAACTGACACTGAGAAACGACGACATTGAGGCG CTCCAGATGCAGCAGCATCGCCTGATTAGGATCAACCAGGATCTCCGTCACAGGCTGGGCGTGATGGAGGCGCAGAGCAAGGCGATCATGCAgcagcgagctgagctgcaggcGGCGGCGCAGGCCCGTCAGCAGCAGATGGCCGCCGTGCAACTGGAGGCCAGGTGTCTGAGGATGGAGCTGCAAGAGTGTGAGTTGGAGAGAGAGGTGGTCAAGATGGAGGCAAACTGCTGCTCTTCCACATATGGCTCCACGTTGTCTTCATCGCCGCAG TTGAGGAACGTGGCGCCGGCCGACTCAGTCAAGCAAAATTCGGTCTGGGTGGAGTGTGGAGGAGATCCTGGCTGCTCGGAGCTCCACATCACCAGCTCAGCGAGCCGAGAAATTAATGTCAGCACCAGCGACCGAGAGGGGGACGTGCCCACGCTGTTTCTG gAGGAGGCCAGAGAGGAGACAGACATCCTGGAGCAGGAGTCCGATGCTCCTCGCTTCACCTCGCAGGAGCTTCGTGATGTCCTGCAGGAAAGAAATGAACTGAAGTCTCAAGTGTTCCTCATGCAGGAAGAACTTGCTTATTATAAAAG TGAGGAGTTTGAGGAGGACATGCTTGTCTGTGCTTCAGCTTCACCTTCTCCACCATGCAGCGCCTCCCCTGATCTGCCCGAATCAGGAATTCGACGCCT AATCTTCACCGCCATCATGCCCATGGTTGCTGCCGGTTTAATCGCAGACGATCCCACATTGTTGCCCATCCGGCGCCTCGTTTCGTTAGTATGA
- the LOC133554107 gene encoding RILP-like protein 1 isoform X3 translates to MSDQEGGVAPQQPRGNAGAAQAGIAAPPTATFTIKPPDHFDFTKPHAWEKWIRRFERFRLGSNLKSSSEANQELEQVDDMWRAEVQDLLSQITQLQAENKKLLDTGCHLIMQVYLMKCPAHFLRLQSGMSEKERQVKKLTDLVDKQRDELRAKDHELTLRNDDIEALQMQQHRLIRINQDLRHRLGVMEAQSKAIMQQRAELQAAAQARQQQMAAVQLEARCLRMELQECELEREVVKMEANCCSSTYGSTLSSSPQLRNVAPADSVKQNSVWVECGGDPGCSELHITSSASREINVSTSDREGDVPTLFLEEAREETDILEQESDAPRFTSQELRDVLQERNELKSQVFLMQEELAYYKSEEFEEDMLVCASASPSPPCSASPDLPESGIRRLIFTAIMPMVAAGLIADDPTLLPIRRLVSLV, encoded by the exons ATGAGTGATCAGGAAGGGGGGGTCGCACCTCAGCAGCCGCGGGGGAACGCAGGAGCAGCCCAGGCGGGGATAGCGGCACCTCCGACGGCAACGTTCACCATCAAACCACCGGATCATTTCGACTTCACAAAGCCACACGCGTGGGAGAAGTGGATAAGGAGGTTTGAACGTTTTAGACTGGGGAGCAACCTGAAATCCTCCTCCGAAGCGAACCAG GAGTTGGAGCAGGTGGATGACATGTGGCGGGCAGAAGTGCAAGACCTTCTCTCGCAGATCACTCAGCTTCAGGCCGAGAACAAGAAGCTGCTG GACACAGGATGCCATTTGAttatgcaggtgtacctaatgaagtgtcctgctcaCTTCCTACGCCTCCAGTCAG GGATGTCAGAGAAGGAAAGGCAGGTGAAGAAGTTGACAGACTTGGTGGACAAACAGCGGGATGAGCTCCGAGCTAAAGACCACGAACTGACACTGAGAAACGACGACATTGAGGCG CTCCAGATGCAGCAGCATCGCCTGATTAGGATCAACCAGGATCTCCGTCACAGGCTGGGCGTGATGGAGGCGCAGAGCAAGGCGATCATGCAgcagcgagctgagctgcaggcGGCGGCGCAGGCCCGTCAGCAGCAGATGGCCGCCGTGCAACTGGAGGCCAGGTGTCTGAGGATGGAGCTGCAAGAGTGTGAGTTGGAGAGAGAGGTGGTCAAGATGGAGGCAAACTGCTGCTCTTCCACATATGGCTCCACGTTGTCTTCATCGCCGCAG TTGAGGAACGTGGCGCCGGCCGACTCAGTCAAGCAAAATTCGGTCTGGGTGGAGTGTGGAGGAGATCCTGGCTGCTCGGAGCTCCACATCACCAGCTCAGCGAGCCGAGAAATTAATGTCAGCACCAGCGACCGAGAGGGGGACGTGCCCACGCTGTTTCTG gAGGAGGCCAGAGAGGAGACAGACATCCTGGAGCAGGAGTCCGATGCTCCTCGCTTCACCTCGCAGGAGCTTCGTGATGTCCTGCAGGAAAGAAATGAACTGAAGTCTCAAGTGTTCCTCATGCAGGAAGAACTTGCTTATTATAAAAG TGAGGAGTTTGAGGAGGACATGCTTGTCTGTGCTTCAGCTTCACCTTCTCCACCATGCAGCGCCTCCCCTGATCTGCCCGAATCAGGAATTCGACGCCT AATCTTCACCGCCATCATGCCCATGGTTGCTGCCGGTTTAATCGCAGACGATCCCACATTGTTGCCCATCCGGCGCCTCGTTTCGTTAGTATGA